GCTCGTGGAGGCGGCACGGAGTCGGGGACACGAGGTGGAGATCATCGACACCTTGAAAGTCTATATGAACATCTCCTCCAATCAACCCACGGTGCGCTACGGCGGCAAGGTGCTGAACGGCTTCGACTCGGTGATCCCGCGCATCGGCGCCTCCATCACCTTTTACGGTCTGGCGGTGCTGCACCAGTTTGAAATGATGGGAGTCTATCCCCTCAACAGCAGCGAATCCATCGCCAAGTCGCGAGACAAGCTGCGCTGTCTGCAACTGTTGGCCGGAGCCGGAGTCGGACTGCCGGTCACCGGATTCGCCCATGCCACCCAGTTCACCGACGATCTGATCCAGATGGTGGGCGGCGCGCCGGTGGTGATCAAACTGCTGGAAGGCACCCAGGGAATCGGCGTGGTGCTGGCCGAAACCCACCGCTCGGCCAAAAGCATGATCGAAGCCTTTCGCGGCATGGACGCCAACATTTTAGTCCAGGAGTACATCAAGGAGGCCGCCTCCGCCGATATACGCTGTCTGGTGATCGGGGAACGGGTGGTGGCCGCCATGAAACGCCAAGGCAATGAAGGCGATTTTCGCTCGAATCTCCATCGGGGGGGTCAGGCCACCTCGGTCCGCATCACCCCGCAGGAACGACAAACCGCAGTGCGGGCTGTCAGACTCATGGGGCTGAATGTGGCAGGGGTGGACATGCTGCGCTCGGATCGGGGTCCGCTGGTGATGGAAATCAACTCCTCCCCCGGTCT
Above is a genomic segment from Magnetococcales bacterium containing:
- the rimK gene encoding 30S ribosomal protein S6--L-glutamate ligase; the protein is MRIAILARNPELYSHKRLVEAARSRGHEVEIIDTLKVYMNISSNQPTVRYGGKVLNGFDSVIPRIGASITFYGLAVLHQFEMMGVYPLNSSESIAKSRDKLRCLQLLAGAGVGLPVTGFAHATQFTDDLIQMVGGAPVVIKLLEGTQGIGVVLAETHRSAKSMIEAFRGMDANILVQEYIKEAASADIRCLVIGERVVAAMKRQGNEGDFRSNLHRGGQATSVRITPQERQTAVRAVRLMGLNVAGVDMLRSDRGPLVMEINSSPGLEGLEKATGTDVAGKIIHFLEQKQNKTKKINTTT